The segment ATGTCACAAAATTTAGATATCAGTGGATGGATAAATAAATCACTGTGGAAGAATCACCGCCCATACATAATGGTTAAAACTTAAAAAGGGTAAAAAGGGTATGGTTATGCAAGGCCCGATGGATTTCTCCAtaatttttaataatgaaattatgTATGAATTCTTAcataatttgaattttgaaagatGACCAGAGGAAATACTGTTGGACTCTAATTTCTGATAATCATCTATAAACAATAACAATTacaaatcaataaaaataaaactaaaaatgaacaAGTTAATTAGTTAAGATAACTttattattgcaatataacaaacAATTTTAAATGGTCATCCATGTGCAATGATACTCATATATAACTCATGCAGCTTTCTTGATACACATCGCCATTCTTTTATTAAGGAAAATCCCATCCTTCATGTCTTACAGTAAACACCATGATCATCAACAAGCAAACACATACGGAAAACGATGATCAATCTTCTACTTTTTAAGTCCTAGCTCGATTTTCTGAACAGTAGGAACGTCTGTTTTGAAGGACATAGCAAGCACATTATCATCAATACCAGTAGTGAAAACAGACTTTGGCACCGAAAGCAGGCCACCGTTCGCACTTCCAAATGCAGAAATCGCTATGGCCGATTGGTTGTGGTTCCTGTTGTACTGAAAATGAACAAGCCCCTTTGGAAACACAAACATGTCGCCTGTTTGAAGAGTTTGATTATACAAAACGTTCTTGGTGTCAACAAATCCAACTTCAAGGGTACCCATCATCACCAACAACAGTTCAGCTGAACGAGGGTGAGTGTGAGGTGGGTTCACGGCAGCTGCTGGGAACTGGAGCACCGCATAGGATACACTTTGGCCGTTTAGAGCCGGGAATTCGTTCATGGTAGCTTTAAGGACTGtgaaatttttagggtttgggttgTAATACGCACTGAGTCCACTGAAGGTGAAGAAACTGGCATCAACAGAGCTCGTATTTGGGGTGACGAAGTCGGTTAAGATATCAGGGTCATTAGCTTGTGTTGTTCTTGAAATGGCTAGAATCAAGGTTAGTCCTAGTAAGAGAATAACAGGCATTCTAGATGAGGTAGCCATGGTTGAAACTGAGATAGCAAACAAACTGTTTATGTTCTATATATGGCGCCTATGCCGCTTTAATTAGTGTTCGTGTTTGAGTCTGTATATAGGTGTTACGTACGAGGTACGACTACAATGACGATGATATTTATGTTTAAGTTGTATCACGTCCTTAATTGCCAGAGAACAAGAAAAAGCATATACGACTACATTGTAGGATTTAGGAATTGTTGTTCATGTCATTTGCaagtttaatataaatatagaCCAAAGATTGTAGCTGACAGCATATCGTTGACATTTCGATAATTCGAATGAATGGCATCCAAACAACCAGACTAATGAAAAGTGTTTAGTCTGTAGCCTCGTTTTAATCAACTAGCTGTAGAATTGTGTGAGGTAACCAAAGCTTATTTGTTTCGTAAAATATCCTTTAGCTCAACAAGAAATCATGTATTAATTTCTTGACTGATGTTACATGCATGAAATGTTTGGTAAATATATATCACAAGCATATATATAAGGCATATTCTTTGATTACCTTATATTAACTGACTTTTATGTGTATATATACATTGACATCTCTGCAACTGAAGAACAAGACATTGATTGTTTTCCAACTTCAAAGATGGCATCAAAGATTCAATTTTTCTTGCTATTTTTAGTTTCATGCACCACTCTGCAGATATCAATGGCTGGAGATCCAGACATTCTGACTGACTTCATCACACCACCAAACGTAGGACTCCCACTGGATGGAAACTTCTTTACATTCACTGGGATGAGAGCACTAGTGGGTGCACCATTTCCAACAGCTTTTAAGGTTCTGAAAGCAACCATGGCTGAATTTCCAGCTCTTAATGGTCAAAGCGTTTCTTATGCCGTACTCCAGTTCCCTAATGGCACAGTCAACCCACCACACACCCATCCACGAGCTTCGGAGCTGTTGTTTGTTCTCATGGGTTCTTTAGAAGTTGGGTTTGTCGACACTACTAATAAGCTGTTTACTCAGACTCTACAACAAGGTGACATCTTTGTGTTCCCGAAGGGACTTGTCCACTTCCAGTTTAACAGTGATTCTAAGAATCCAGCTTTAGCACTCTCTGCATTTGGTAGTGCAAGCGCAGGGACTGTATCTGTTCCAAATTCAGTTTTCAATTCGACCATCGATGATCAGATATTGGCCATGTCATTCAAGACTGACGTTGCTACCATTCAAAAGATAAAATCTGGGTTTTCAGGCTAATTAATTCATAAGTACTTGCCGGTTTGTGTGTATTTCTTGTTTAGGCCAATAACTATGTTCTTAAATCGTGAATAAAGTTTTGAATTTGATTTTAAGACACAATTTTTTGTTCTTATGTTGTGATGTTAGGATTGATAATCACAAAATTAGAATCACAGGAGACAAAAAGGATATTAATTAGCAAACTTCATGTTCGGAGACATGACTATGCATCTCATATGAATAACATATTGGATAATTATGGGACCACTTCATTATGTACGATATATTATTAAATCCAGTTATTATGGTAAAAGTATAAATTGTTGATGGAccgatttatagaatatttacttACCTTGTGGGTTAAGTTCCCGGTTtgactcaagatcctcaagatcccttccatctctcacattagggtttatctcCATCTATAAATATATGTGATGATGAGCAAATCAATACACACGAAATTACACTAAGAAATTCGTATGGTTCATTGCTGAGGGATTTTAGAGAGAGTTCTTGAGATCAACTGGAAAACTCTTCCTAGTCTCTAGATCTGAAAATCTCAATGGAAAAGATATGTAatcattctttcatgtttaagttttttttaattagatTCGAGATTAAAGATCTTCATATTATGCTTCCGCGTTTTACGTTTTGGTTATGAAAATAACtaacaattagtatcagagcttaCTCGAATTTGTTACTAGAAAAAAGTTTGATCGGTTTAAAGCCATCAACATTAGTTTTTTCCCAAACAAAGAGCCTTTTCTTTTCATCATTCCGACCAGATCGCATTTGTTTTCTTACCGGCGATGAGAGAATCATAGTATGAGCATTAGTTTCTCAAGAAAATTATTTGTTTCttgaatataatatgttaaaataatcTTTTGGTGCCAAAGCCGATAGCTGCTTTTGCTTGTACTCAGCTTTTCCTTGTTTTTCTTCCTAATATTTTATTTAGCAGAAAATACAACACCTTAATATTTGCAGCTCTTGTTCTAAGTTGTCAACATTATATATTTTGgttgatatatatattttttcaaccTTAACATGTGTATatgttttattaattatatacatcaattaaatatttattatgtaTATCTAATTAAATCCATGAATCATGGACTTGATATGCATACCGTTTTTTTTGGGTTGGAAACTCTTAAAATAAAGATATATTACGTTAATATATTTTTTGGGATTTGCCGCTTATGTATTTTGGCGGTTTTCACATAAGGTATGATGCAATAATTAAagttttttaaaaggaaaatgaattttattttattttattatttgttgTCTAAGAACAACTATGTTTTTTCTGTATTGGACTTTTCCATGGATATGGATATACAGTTTAGTTATAGAGGTATTAAAACTCATTTAAAATATTACACacgttatgatatgttattagtTCCATATAATATCTTGAATAGCTATGTATGTGTAGCGACCCAAAAATAccatccaaaaatttcgtttttttttattataacaaaacccatgaggctgagtatcacataataaaaccatatactgtgtgtttcaaaaaccataacaaaatactgtgagaaaaactgaatcacaactgtatccaaacatatcaagaaaactaaatcaactcataGGACAAATctaaagctgtggtgtgtgcgatgccatcatcccgagctcttccctttgcttgcggaagtacctgaaaccaaaaataaaactgtaagcacgaagcttagtgagctcccccaaactaccacataccacataataacatataaacacatacggggccttgcccactgcatcagaccgaagtccaggcTAACTGgcgccttgccccctacatcggaccgaagtccgaagctgactaggacctCTGTCccttacatcggaccgaagtccgaagctgactgggaccttcgtcccctacatcagaccgaagtccgaagctgactgggacctctgtcccctacatcggaccgaagtcctgaagctgactgggaccttcgtcccctacatcgaaccgaagtccgaagctgactgggacctctgtcccctacatcgaaccgaagtccgaagctgactgggacctctgtcccctacatcggaccgaagtccgaagctgactgatcatagcataaacatgtcaactagcataaacacataaatcctgtctgagccactgaggcgtcaaacatactagctactgcattagaccgaagtccagaaactacaactaactgaacgggccggcattagggccttagacccattcctactgaagggaaactcacctcgtgaaatggctgctgtgtgaatggctctggaagctaactgctgctgctccggtatctccccgactacaagtccataaacacactcaatcaaatgctaaacattgcactgggtaaaatgactcttttacccttggtcaaagtcaactctctcggtcaaagtcaacccacagttgacctgactcgccgagttgggccgccaactcgccgagtctctagtctcacttctcaaccctactcgtggctactcgtcgagtatggcatcgactcgacgagtaccctctcgatccaagaactcagacaatcttcatccgactcgccgagtcatatgaacaactcgacgagttgttcttgagctaagaagattgccttggactcgccgagttgtatgaacaactcgtcgagtccctccattactgagtttgtcctccaactcattgagtccactctactactcacaggcttccactcgacatcactcaaaaagggaaaaacgggactcgcagcttgactcgccgagtcgttcttccgactcgccgagtcacatccatgcagctactctaaactcgattctgcttgaatccagcgtctgAAACTTATAGATATGGGATTCCCTAACTCGATTAGcatgtaaagattctatctttatgtGTCCAATagcgaccaagaagataataaggctcaaaaagcataataaaggctagatctagggttcttatgcaaagcatctcCAAAAAGGCAACAGATCCGGGCTCTActactcctaaatgaacagatctagggatatttcgccctattaaggcatccatacaactatagggcttagaaaatgcatcaaactagccctagaagagttctaatggaggtctaaagcataaaacagaaggaatccgagaaatacctcaatgaactccgatttgcccttggatctttgctctacacctcttctctttgctcctttcttcttcttcttcaagccttcaaaatccacacaaaagcacttaaaacaataaggaatggattagggttttcacacagctctctgagggtgaaggaggcgagtttggggcacatagcattgcttaaatagtgagcaacccggggatttagggtttcttccaggcaggcagactcgccgagtcccgaatatgaactcgtcgagtcgccaactaacacgtgcacgaaaactcgaccctactcgacgagtcaggccatagactcgccgagtcgctcaataaaacttctaaataaatgccacgaaagcaacataccagagacggggcgttacaataTGCTTTCCTTTCAACAAGATATATTTTATTCATGATCATGTGAATATCTTTCTTTTTTATGGT is part of the Lactuca sativa cultivar Salinas chromosome 7, Lsat_Salinas_v11, whole genome shotgun sequence genome and harbors:
- the LOC111906040 gene encoding germin-like protein 9-3, coding for MATSSRMPVILLLGLTLILAISRTTQANDPDILTDFVTPNTSSVDASFFTFSGLSAYYNPNPKNFTVLKATMNEFPALNGQSVSYAVLQFPAAAVNPPHTHPRSAELLLVMMGTLEVGFVDTKNVLYNQTLQTGDMFVFPKGLVHFQYNRNHNQSAIAISAFGSANGGLLSVPKSVFTTGIDDNVLAMSFKTDVPTVQKIELGLKK
- the LOC111906054 gene encoding germin-like protein 9-3 — translated: MASKIQFFLLFLVSCTTLQISMAGDPDILTDFITPPNVGLPLDGNFFTFTGMRALVGAPFPTAFKVLKATMAEFPALNGQSVSYAVLQFPNGTVNPPHTHPRASELLFVLMGSLEVGFVDTTNKLFTQTLQQGDIFVFPKGLVHFQFNSDSKNPALALSAFGSASAGTVSVPNSVFNSTIDDQILAMSFKTDVATIQKIKSGFSG